From one bacterium genomic stretch:
- a CDS encoding tetratricopeptide repeat protein: protein MTPFFYILLGAFGFVLLVLLYLGKTSEYMTRARFGQFLFGIIALFSLLAAAGYWFNRPARPRIRVAVLPVQEELFTVDRSWLTWHIAEQAGDCLRRGLDKEFLVYPASWLWMSVETDSLNEIAYLQRYAERIGLDWAVLPALSDDGRSVTLDYIFVRVQSPNLIRKSQITVSQERAFDLGRLLAIEAARCLNQTLDPPAVTPVDPQVVILSSRASAYLAQSGFDEAVRAAESAFEKDSLCVPVRNLYAAALLKQSIRREKEGLRDTVGRLRALRVCENTIRHHQANAATYRWLGAYYLAEKQWAQAGRHLRKAVTLDPDDAEAFSLYAYLNASRFKEIGLQDDEEMLRHVLHLNPCDESARLRLAEWYFSRNDQKAAEREARALLSIHPRSIDGLMFLGKLAATDRNFAKLAEIYDNIFSIDPHNADAYYNLGIYYYQSEDLDNAEKLFNRAVRLSNHTDSHLYLGQIYERRGEIEKAIEEYRLRIRYKKGLEDRFADVARARLFELTRPDSTMLMPYVR, encoded by the coding sequence ATGACACCTTTCTTTTACATTCTGCTCGGCGCGTTTGGTTTCGTTCTGCTGGTGCTGCTGTATTTGGGCAAAACCTCTGAGTATATGACCAGGGCAAGATTCGGCCAATTTCTATTTGGGATCATTGCCCTTTTTAGTTTGTTGGCTGCGGCCGGCTATTGGTTCAACCGGCCGGCCCGTCCACGCATCCGCGTCGCTGTGCTGCCGGTGCAGGAGGAGCTGTTCACGGTAGACCGCTCTTGGTTGACCTGGCACATCGCGGAACAGGCCGGCGACTGTCTGCGCCGCGGCCTCGACAAAGAGTTTCTGGTCTATCCGGCCTCCTGGCTGTGGATGAGCGTGGAAACCGATTCGCTGAACGAGATCGCCTACCTGCAGCGCTATGCCGAACGCATCGGTTTGGATTGGGCGGTTCTCCCCGCGTTGAGCGACGACGGGCGGTCGGTCACGCTGGATTACATCTTTGTCCGCGTTCAATCGCCGAATCTGATCAGAAAATCGCAGATCACGGTGTCTCAGGAACGGGCTTTTGATCTGGGCCGTCTGCTGGCGATCGAAGCGGCTCGATGTCTCAATCAAACGTTGGATCCACCTGCTGTCACGCCAGTGGATCCGCAGGTTGTGATACTCAGCAGCCGGGCGTCCGCCTACCTGGCCCAGTCCGGATTCGATGAGGCGGTTCGTGCCGCTGAATCGGCCTTTGAGAAGGACTCGCTCTGTGTGCCGGTCCGCAACCTGTATGCCGCCGCGCTGTTGAAACAATCGATCCGGCGGGAAAAAGAGGGCTTGCGCGATACGGTGGGACGTCTTCGCGCTCTGCGGGTGTGTGAAAACACCATCCGTCATCATCAAGCGAACGCGGCAACCTATCGATGGCTGGGCGCCTATTATCTGGCGGAAAAGCAATGGGCCCAGGCCGGCCGGCATTTGCGCAAAGCAGTGACGCTGGATCCGGATGACGCTGAAGCGTTCTCCCTGTACGCCTATCTCAACGCATCGCGGTTCAAGGAGATCGGGCTGCAGGATGACGAAGAGATGCTCCGCCATGTGCTGCACCTCAATCCGTGCGATGAAAGCGCCCGTTTGCGGTTGGCCGAATGGTATTTCTCCCGCAATGATCAAAAGGCGGCGGAACGGGAGGCGCGGGCCCTGCTGTCTATTCATCCCCGTTCTATTGATGGTCTCATGTTTCTGGGCAAATTGGCAGCCACGGATCGGAATTTTGCCAAGCTGGCGGAGATTTATGATAATATTTTTTCCATCGATCCGCACAACGCCGACGCGTATTACAACCTCGGCATCTACTACTATCAGTCGGAGGATCTGGACAACGCGGAAAAATTGTTCAATCGTGCGGTGCGATTGAGCAACCACACGGACAGTCATCTCTACCTCGGGCAGATTTACGAGCGCCGGGGTGAGATCGAAAAGGCGATTGAGGAATACCGGCTGCGCATTCGCTATAAAAAGGGGTTGGAGGATCGCTTTGCCGATGTGGCGCGCGCGCGGTTGTTCGAACTCACCCGGCCTGATTCAACGATGCTCATGCCCTATGTGCGCTGA
- the folP gene encoding dihydropteroate synthase, translating to MCADETKKWWCRDRGLSLDHTLIMGILNVTPDSFSDGGRYLQIDRAVAQGLRLLEEGADILDIGGESTRPGSLPVDEREEARRVIPVIRELSRRTAVPLSIDTYKSEIARQALDQGACVVNDISGLTFDPRMAEVIAQAQAGLVIMHMKGRPRDMQLEPFYVDVVQEVRAFLRNQKEAALAAGILENRIVVDPGIGFGKRQQDNLTLLCRLDQLNLGSPILVGPSRKSFIGAILNLPPEERLHGTAAAVTAAVLQGADLVRVHDVKEMKQTVAVAEALRRYRDGLSQAG from the coding sequence ATGTGCGCTGATGAGACGAAAAAATGGTGGTGCCGGGATCGCGGTCTGAGCCTGGATCATACTCTGATCATGGGCATCCTCAATGTGACGCCGGATTCTTTCAGCGACGGCGGCCGTTACCTGCAGATCGATCGGGCGGTGGCGCAGGGGCTGCGTTTGCTCGAAGAGGGGGCGGACATTCTCGATATCGGCGGCGAATCCACCCGCCCCGGCTCTTTGCCGGTGGATGAGAGGGAGGAGGCGCGGCGCGTCATACCGGTCATCCGCGAACTCAGCCGGCGGACCGCGGTTCCTCTGTCGATCGACACCTACAAGTCCGAGATCGCCCGGCAGGCGTTGGACCAAGGCGCCTGCGTGGTCAATGACATCAGCGGCCTGACTTTTGATCCACGAATGGCGGAGGTGATTGCGCAGGCCCAGGCCGGGCTGGTTATCATGCACATGAAGGGCAGACCGCGCGACATGCAGCTCGAGCCGTTTTATGTCGATGTGGTGCAGGAGGTGCGGGCGTTTTTACGCAATCAGAAAGAGGCCGCCTTGGCCGCGGGCATACTGGAAAACCGAATCGTGGTGGATCCCGGCATCGGCTTCGGCAAACGGCAGCAGGACAATCTGACGCTGCTTTGCCGGCTGGATCAGCTGAATTTGGGATCGCCCATCCTGGTGGGCCCTTCACGAAAATCCTTCATCGGCGCCATTCTGAACCTGCCGCCGGAAGAGCGGTTGCATGGCACTGCCGCAGCAGTGACCGCCGCGGTGCTCCAGGGCGCCGACCTGGTGCGCGTTCATGATGTCAAGGAGATGAAACAGACGGTCGCAGTGGCGGAGGCCCTGCGCCGTTACAGGGATGGTCTCTCACAAGCGGGATAG